The Pseudomonas sp. MPC6 nucleotide sequence CAATGCCACCGACAACCCGCTGCGGATCGCGAAACGGCTGAGCACACTGTTGACCAGCCCGTAGCTGATCACCGACAACAGCATCCCGATCAGCGCATTGCGGGCACCGTAAGACAGGGCCAGTGACGCGCCGACCACGATGTAAAACATCGCGCTGCACACCGCCCACCAGGCCATGGTCAGCGACAAGCGGCCCATGCGCGCTTCGGCGGGAACGGGGTGATGGGCAGGGTCTTGCCCGGTTTGACTCGATTGCGATAAAGCAGCCATATGCGTGAACTCCAGAACCAGTCATAGGTTGAAGCGCGGGCAGCCGTCACCGCACCGAAGTGCGGCGTTGGCTTACCGTTTGGCATGACCCGCGCGATGCGGCGGGCAGAATCAGGAAGGGAACAGCTTGCTCAGGCAGCTGAGTTTTTTCTTATAGGATCGTCGCGCTTCCAGCGCCTCATCCAGGGTGACCGCCTGGAAGCGGGCCTTCTGGTTGGGTTGCATCTGGCCGATCAGGTCGAGGTCGGCGCTGATCACCGTGCCAATCATGGCGTAGCCGCCGCCGGACACCGCGTCGCGGTGCAACACGATAGGTTCAAGCCCGGCCGGCACCTGGATCGAGCCGATCGGGTAGCAACTGTCGACGATATTCGACGGATCCGAACCGGCACCGAACGGTTGTTCACGGGGCTGGAAAGTCAGTGCACTGCCGCCCTTGAAGCGATAGCCGATGCGGTCAGCTTCCGAACCGACCGTCCATGGCTCGGCGAAAAAGCTCTTCGCCGCACTGGAGGTCAGTCGCTCGTAATACAGACCCGGCACCACACGCAGGGTGATTTCGCCACCCAATGATTGCCGCAAAGCCATGGGCAAACTGGCCCCGGC carries:
- a CDS encoding biotin-dependent carboxyltransferase family protein encodes the protein MIKVLKPGLATSVQDLGREGYYHLGIPPSGALDQYALSAANQLVGNPAGAAALECTLLGPELEFQEDALVAVCGAHMTPRVDGVEMHHDTAFSVKAGQVLRFDFPKAGARAYLAVAGGIDVPVVLGSRSTYALGALGGFQGRRLVAGDELPVGIASGKSRAGASLPMALRQSLGGEITLRVVPGLYYERLTSSAAKSFFAEPWTVGSEADRIGYRFKGGSALTFQPREQPFGAGSDPSNIVDSCYPIGSIQVPAGLEPIVLHRDAVSGGGYAMIGTVISADLDLIGQMQPNQKARFQAVTLDEALEARRSYKKKLSCLSKLFPS